Proteins encoded together in one Fibrobacter sp. UWP2 window:
- the lnt gene encoding apolipoprotein N-acyltransferase: MKSIPKIYWIFFVLLLVSEVVGFAMRPNQPGLYVLKVQFAPLAIALPFLIAKSIRSHFRRWLYTYTILQFAVLAIDYLSAGHAGLIQIATTFIPAFLFWLILFGIWNVGKLRDSAAIRALLLSTIAWTLYGLAFPPLPLGPAALVLLVPWFIVLNRYTRGQAIFATFWSGMVYNTINYYWIYNVMNVETAPSGLICLGVVLLIAFFSAYSVFAAFIYSLARDIKIKGIRPLLVLYPLFYAGLEMTRTRGDFAFPWSHVGYVFGSNLELIQMLSIVGIFGYSTLVIASNMIVAKALERPGVKAKWPVLTPVAILTVLLVHGSVVLSAPEAQPFYGADSDENPTIAMVQPSIKQGEKWSRARYDSITTKTFGMVNDSVKPGTDIIILAETAIPDHIRRQRKTIQTLHDMTEQHQASILVGALDFKRNPKGSPRKFDIYNASFLFTPGDSTDYQRYIKKHLVPFSERIPFDDIFPILNYVDLGEGDFVPGKETPVYGPFKWTPFICYDAIFGDLVREAINAGSRLMVNITNDGWFGRSTAPYQHLNLVRYRAIENGMPSARLANSGISSFIDQYGHYSMNTAIFTDRVIQRKMQLKTRDTLYQHIGDHVETALLWFFLVYLMATAAFAFKNRRNMKQAD; the protein is encoded by the coding sequence TTGAAATCAATACCAAAAATCTATTGGATCTTTTTTGTCCTCTTGTTGGTGAGTGAAGTCGTTGGCTTTGCCATGCGGCCTAACCAGCCCGGGCTCTATGTGCTAAAGGTCCAGTTCGCCCCATTAGCCATCGCCCTCCCCTTCCTCATTGCCAAATCCATACGTTCACATTTCCGCCGGTGGCTCTATACCTACACCATTTTGCAGTTTGCGGTTCTTGCCATAGACTACCTTAGCGCCGGCCACGCCGGGCTCATCCAAATCGCGACGACTTTTATCCCGGCATTCCTTTTTTGGCTCATCCTATTTGGAATTTGGAACGTGGGCAAACTCCGCGACAGCGCCGCCATACGCGCCCTTTTGCTAAGCACCATCGCCTGGACGCTTTACGGCTTGGCGTTCCCGCCGCTCCCCCTTGGGCCGGCGGCTCTCGTTTTGCTGGTCCCCTGGTTCATTGTACTGAACCGCTACACCCGCGGGCAGGCTATTTTTGCAACCTTCTGGTCGGGAATGGTGTACAACACCATCAACTACTACTGGATTTACAACGTGATGAACGTGGAAACGGCGCCCTCCGGGCTCATCTGCCTTGGCGTAGTGCTCCTCATCGCTTTCTTTAGCGCCTACAGCGTGTTTGCCGCCTTCATCTATTCTCTTGCCCGCGACATTAAAATCAAGGGCATCCGCCCGCTCCTCGTTTTGTACCCACTGTTCTACGCCGGGCTCGAAATGACGCGCACCCGCGGCGATTTCGCCTTCCCCTGGAGCCACGTGGGCTACGTTTTTGGAAGCAACCTCGAGCTCATCCAAATGCTCAGCATCGTCGGCATCTTTGGCTACAGCACCTTGGTCATCGCTTCGAACATGATTGTCGCCAAGGCCCTCGAGCGGCCGGGCGTCAAGGCCAAGTGGCCCGTCCTCACGCCCGTTGCCATCCTCACGGTCCTGCTAGTCCACGGAAGCGTGGTGCTTTCGGCACCCGAAGCCCAACCGTTCTACGGGGCCGATAGCGACGAGAACCCCACCATCGCCATGGTCCAGCCCAGCATCAAGCAGGGCGAAAAATGGAGCCGCGCCCGTTACGACTCCATCACCACAAAAACCTTCGGCATGGTGAACGACAGCGTGAAGCCCGGAACCGACATCATCATTTTAGCCGAAACCGCCATTCCCGACCACATCCGTCGGCAGCGCAAAACCATCCAGACCCTCCACGATATGACAGAGCAGCATCAAGCCTCCATTTTGGTGGGTGCACTCGACTTCAAGCGGAACCCCAAGGGAAGCCCACGCAAGTTCGACATATACAACGCCTCGTTCCTCTTTACCCCGGGAGACTCGACCGACTACCAACGCTACATCAAAAAGCACCTGGTGCCCTTCAGTGAGCGCATCCCGTTCGACGACATCTTCCCCATTTTGAACTACGTGGACCTGGGCGAAGGCGACTTTGTCCCCGGCAAGGAGACTCCTGTTTACGGGCCCTTCAAATGGACTCCCTTCATTTGCTACGACGCCATCTTTGGCGACCTAGTCCGCGAAGCCATCAATGCCGGTTCGCGCCTCATGGTGAACATCACCAACGACGGCTGGTTCGGGCGCAGTACCGCCCCCTACCAGCACTTGAACCTGGTGCGCTACCGCGCCATCGAGAACGGCATGCCGTCGGCACGCCTTGCCAACAGCGGCATATCGAGCTTTATCGACCAATACGGTCACTACAGCATGAACACGGCAATCTTTACCGACCGCGTCATCCAGCGCAAAATGCAGCTCAAGACACGCGACACGCTATACCAGCATATAGGCGACCACGTGGAGACTGCGCTCCTATGGTTTTTCCTTGTTTATTTGATGGCGACGGCAGCCTTTGCATTTAAAAACCGCCGTAACATGAAACAGGCAGACTAA
- a CDS encoding alpha/beta fold hydrolase, giving the protein MSEKWIWLPDWASDLGLWEDDLTDVEPSADHVFVPYEKMAKSFDDLYKLPGLSAASTIVGWGMGGFLLLMNAAKRPKNQKWILLAPYADFCDEDGVWTEQNLTFMARQMQSTIEPALNSFEEQLAEEFGEWQDDWRKTATKMNAALLAEGISYLATHKLTDVVPDSENIQVVYGRMDQTVPPVQTLKLKELLPKATFRERPKAGHWPPLLLL; this is encoded by the coding sequence ATGAGTGAGAAGTGGATTTGGCTGCCCGACTGGGCCTCGGATTTGGGACTGTGGGAAGACGATTTAACTGATGTTGAACCGTCTGCTGACCATGTTTTTGTGCCTTACGAGAAAATGGCCAAGAGCTTCGACGACTTGTATAAGCTCCCGGGTCTCTCTGCCGCTTCAACGATTGTGGGGTGGGGTATGGGTGGTTTTTTGCTCCTGATGAATGCCGCCAAGCGACCAAAAAATCAAAAGTGGATTTTGCTTGCTCCCTATGCCGACTTTTGTGACGAGGATGGCGTGTGGACGGAACAGAACCTAACGTTTATGGCCCGCCAAATGCAGTCAACCATCGAACCCGCCCTCAATTCCTTTGAAGAACAACTTGCCGAAGAGTTTGGCGAGTGGCAAGACGATTGGCGCAAGACCGCAACAAAAATGAATGCGGCATTGCTGGCCGAGGGAATAAGCTACTTGGCTACACACAAACTAACGGACGTGGTTCCGGATAGCGAAAACATCCAGGTGGTGTATGGCCGCATGGACCAAACGGTCCCGCCGGTACAGACGCTTAAACTCAAGGAACTGCTCCCCAAGGCAACCTTTAGGGAACGTCCGAAGGCGGGGCATTGGCCGCCGCTTCTGCTGCTTTAG
- a CDS encoding YgcG family protein, which produces MARFTKILMLFVTMMVAFVFAAPWGIEGRLPPRPQHSYLYDEDRLLNAQQAQYFNQLAEELYRKTGVGLAAALMDDIGISDARKYATETAHKWGVGGKTDEGILIFVALKQRRRSVEVGYGAEGYLPDVLVERLQQQTLIPAFRKEKYGEGVLQLAYSLAKVVAQEKGVTLNIGEANIPGEEPMTIRGWIFIVIVIVLLLSARGNGFFYFLLGALMSGNHHHRGGFGGGGFGGFGGRGRGFGGGFGGGRFGGGGSGGSW; this is translated from the coding sequence TTGGCAAGATTCACAAAAATTTTGATGCTGTTCGTGACCATGATGGTCGCGTTCGTTTTTGCCGCACCGTGGGGAATCGAGGGCAGGCTCCCTCCCCGTCCGCAGCACAGCTACCTCTATGACGAGGACCGTTTGCTAAACGCACAGCAGGCGCAGTACTTTAACCAGCTCGCCGAGGAACTCTACCGCAAAACGGGGGTTGGCCTCGCCGCCGCCCTCATGGACGACATCGGCATTAGCGACGCCCGTAAATACGCGACGGAAACGGCCCACAAGTGGGGCGTTGGCGGCAAAACCGACGAAGGCATTTTGATATTCGTGGCTCTCAAGCAGCGTCGCCGAAGCGTAGAGGTGGGCTACGGCGCCGAGGGCTACCTCCCCGACGTTCTGGTAGAGCGGTTGCAACAGCAGACGCTGATACCCGCGTTCCGCAAAGAAAAATACGGCGAGGGCGTTTTGCAACTGGCCTACAGCCTGGCGAAGGTCGTTGCTCAAGAGAAAGGCGTCACGCTGAACATCGGCGAGGCTAACATCCCGGGCGAAGAACCCATGACAATCCGCGGCTGGATTTTTATTGTCATTGTCATTGTGCTTTTGTTGAGTGCCCGCGGCAACGGCTTCTTCTATTTTTTGCTGGGCGCCCTGATGAGCGGGAACCACCATCACCGCGGCGGTTTTGGAGGCGGCGGTTTTGGAGGCTTCGGCGGAAGGGGCAGAGGCTTTGGAGGAGGTTTTGGCGGTGGACGCTTTGGCGGAGGAGGCAGTGGCGGAAGCTGGTGA
- a CDS encoding LemA family protein: MKKIVIATLVSVIVLALVIVGKSISVYNGIIALDEGVKAQWAQVENTYQRRFDLVPNLVATVQGEADFEKSTLAAVTDARSKMGGTVKVDENMLGDEAAMKRFQEMQAGLGGALQRLMAVSENYPDLKSNTSFQELRVQLEGAENRIATERMRYNEIVKNYNTTIRQFPNSLIAGFAGASPKVPFSADAGASAAPAVKFDTK; encoded by the coding sequence ATGAAGAAAATTGTGATTGCGACCCTGGTCTCTGTCATTGTGCTCGCCCTCGTGATTGTGGGCAAGTCCATTAGCGTGTACAACGGCATCATCGCCCTAGACGAAGGCGTGAAAGCGCAGTGGGCGCAAGTCGAGAACACCTACCAGCGCCGTTTTGACCTTGTACCGAACCTGGTCGCCACTGTGCAGGGCGAGGCCGACTTTGAAAAGAGCACGCTTGCCGCGGTGACCGACGCCCGCAGCAAAATGGGCGGCACCGTGAAAGTCGACGAGAACATGTTGGGCGACGAAGCCGCCATGAAGCGTTTCCAAGAAATGCAGGCAGGCCTCGGCGGGGCGCTGCAACGTCTGATGGCCGTAAGCGAGAACTACCCCGACCTCAAGAGCAACACGAGTTTCCAGGAACTGCGCGTGCAGTTGGAAGGCGCCGAGAACCGCATTGCCACCGAACGCATGCGTTACAACGAAATCGTAAAGAACTACAACACCACCATACGCCAGTTCCCGAACAGCCTTATCGCCGGTTTTGCCGGCGCAAGCCCCAAGGTTCCATTCTCAGCGGACGCTGGCGCGAGCGCCGCTCCCGCCGTCAAGTTCGACACCAAGTAG
- a CDS encoding DUF3300 domain-containing protein produces MKKIPVFIVALLLSLSVMGNAQSNYTPSELDTLVSSIALYPDPLLVHVLTASTYGEQIPAANLWAQGHKHLTGESLAAAMEDANLNYDPSVQALIPFPTVLAMMAKYKPWCDQLGDAVTSQKEDVMEAVQRMRQSAYDHGHLKTDDKVQVSASESNIAIVPVKTEVVYVPVYNPRVVYYVYADGYTRISYGSGVWLGTWYGEWGWGSCWFDWGPRVIYVRNTRWYPHRYIPRHPRRYVPPPRRIGPPPPRHGPGMVPPPPRHHTTAPAPRTNAPVPNVVNVTPRPAPRPMNPEVREVGSFPVQMGHSSSPRTEPSYGQTYPAPAPSARSTYEENNRGSSNNSRSSNSGRSSGNSHTSGNFGKVGRR; encoded by the coding sequence GTGAAAAAAATTCCCGTTTTTATTGTGGCTCTGCTGTTGAGCCTCTCTGTCATGGGGAATGCCCAGAGCAATTACACTCCCTCGGAACTGGATACCCTGGTTTCGAGTATAGCTCTGTACCCGGACCCCCTTTTGGTGCATGTTTTGACTGCTTCTACTTACGGGGAGCAGATTCCCGCCGCGAACCTTTGGGCTCAAGGTCACAAGCACCTCACCGGAGAATCCCTTGCGGCCGCCATGGAGGACGCAAACCTGAATTACGACCCGAGCGTGCAGGCGCTGATCCCCTTCCCGACGGTCCTGGCGATGATGGCCAAGTACAAGCCCTGGTGCGATCAGCTGGGTGATGCCGTGACGAGCCAAAAAGAAGACGTGATGGAGGCCGTGCAACGCATGCGCCAGTCTGCCTATGACCATGGGCACCTCAAAACTGACGACAAGGTGCAGGTGAGCGCCAGCGAGAGCAATATCGCCATCGTTCCCGTTAAAACCGAGGTGGTCTACGTGCCCGTATACAACCCGCGAGTGGTCTACTACGTTTATGCCGATGGCTACACGAGAATCTCGTACGGTTCGGGCGTGTGGCTTGGAACCTGGTATGGAGAATGGGGATGGGGCAGTTGCTGGTTTGACTGGGGCCCGCGCGTGATTTATGTGCGCAATACCCGCTGGTACCCCCACAGGTACATCCCGCGTCATCCGCGCCGTTACGTGCCGCCTCCAAGGCGCATTGGACCTCCTCCTCCGCGTCACGGTCCCGGCATGGTCCCGCCTCCTCCGCGTCATCATACCACGGCTCCGGCTCCCAGGACTAATGCCCCGGTTCCAAATGTTGTAAATGTAACGCCGAGACCGGCTCCAAGGCCAATGAACCCCGAAGTTCGCGAAGTCGGCAGTTTCCCTGTGCAAATGGGGCATTCTTCTTCGCCGCGCACGGAGCCCTCTTACGGACAAACTTACCCGGCGCCGGCTCCTTCGGCACGCAGCACCTACGAAGAAAATAACCGCGGGTCGTCCAACAACAGCCGTTCTTCAAACAGCGGCCGATCGTCGGGCAACAGCCACACCTCGGGTAATTTTGGCAAGGTCGGGCGTCGCTAA
- a CDS encoding CotH kinase family protein, producing MLKKITLLCCFLAGTLLAQTVDLPIVFIDTKGKCLDNTVNDKMPATMSVLDAATNNVADSAKGTHYDIGIKVRGQSSAKFPKPGYSVEVRDDKGEGLDVSMLGLPPADDWVFHGPYVDKSMMRNALAHWLFRQAGHYSPRTKHFDLYINGVYRGVYVLIEKIKRGKYRVDVSKLKETDISGDDVTGGYIWAFDKTGTNTGGMGNEDINKEGFKTADGLNVIMHYPKKENLQTEQQAYLKKYLEDLENLFKNGKNGSGYENYVDMTSALDYVLHEEVTNNSDSYWCSFFLHKPKESKGGKVTLGPAWDFNLAMSNGSQPENGGNNNGGNNGFNWNMWGGGGGGGGMGSSGTTGWQIESTMKTGMSGLKIPNWLLGMWKDSHYQSELKKRWAELRSGVWHTKTMDMYLDSMKTYLTKAADRNFKRWPNLGKSSGQGDADPEPMKYCNQGGGQQGWGMNMPMGGYNADTWDGEFEHLRKKMKERMAWMDQQLGFTEPAQPIVTEPVIHVPNWQMDTVTQDLHVDDISRLSPTNYFAMNGEFLEIQTDLGGKFALIDLNGKVLYTTRIGTGLTTLKIPAKAMNKHWIATLNGKMLSR from the coding sequence ATGCTCAAGAAAATAACTTTGCTGTGCTGCTTTTTGGCAGGTACGCTCCTAGCACAAACCGTCGATTTGCCCATCGTGTTCATCGACACCAAGGGTAAATGCCTAGACAACACAGTGAACGACAAGATGCCCGCCACGATGAGCGTGCTGGACGCGGCAACGAACAACGTAGCCGACAGCGCCAAGGGTACGCACTACGACATCGGCATCAAAGTGCGCGGTCAATCTTCGGCCAAGTTCCCCAAGCCCGGCTACAGCGTGGAAGTCCGCGACGACAAGGGCGAAGGCCTTGACGTGAGCATGCTCGGGCTCCCCCCTGCCGACGACTGGGTATTCCATGGCCCGTACGTTGACAAGAGCATGATGCGCAACGCGCTCGCCCACTGGCTGTTTAGGCAGGCTGGCCACTATAGCCCCCGCACCAAGCATTTCGACCTCTACATCAACGGCGTGTACCGCGGCGTGTACGTGCTTATCGAAAAAATCAAACGCGGCAAATACCGCGTAGACGTGAGCAAGCTTAAAGAAACCGACATCAGCGGCGACGACGTGACCGGCGGCTACATCTGGGCATTCGACAAGACCGGCACCAATACCGGCGGCATGGGCAACGAAGACATCAACAAGGAAGGCTTCAAGACCGCCGACGGCCTGAACGTCATCATGCACTATCCCAAGAAGGAAAACCTGCAAACAGAGCAGCAGGCCTACCTGAAAAAGTACCTGGAAGATCTCGAGAACCTGTTCAAGAACGGCAAGAACGGCAGCGGGTACGAAAACTATGTGGACATGACTTCGGCGCTCGACTACGTGCTGCACGAAGAAGTGACCAACAACTCCGACTCCTACTGGTGCAGCTTCTTCTTGCACAAGCCCAAGGAAAGCAAGGGCGGCAAGGTGACGCTTGGCCCGGCTTGGGACTTTAACCTCGCCATGAGCAACGGAAGCCAGCCTGAAAACGGCGGCAACAACAACGGCGGCAACAACGGCTTCAACTGGAACATGTGGGGCGGTGGCGGCGGAGGCGGCGGAATGGGAAGTTCCGGCACCACCGGCTGGCAAATCGAGAGCACCATGAAAACCGGCATGAGCGGGCTCAAGATCCCTAACTGGCTGCTTGGCATGTGGAAAGACAGCCATTACCAGAGCGAACTGAAAAAACGCTGGGCGGAACTCCGCAGCGGCGTATGGCACACCAAGACGATGGACATGTATCTCGACTCCATGAAGACATACCTGACCAAGGCTGCCGACAGGAACTTCAAGCGCTGGCCGAACCTGGGTAAATCGAGCGGTCAGGGAGATGCCGACCCGGAACCGATGAAATACTGCAACCAAGGCGGTGGTCAGCAAGGCTGGGGCATGAACATGCCTATGGGCGGCTACAATGCCGACACTTGGGACGGCGAGTTCGAACACCTCCGCAAGAAGATGAAGGAACGCATGGCATGGATGGACCAGCAGCTCGGATTTACCGAACCCGCGCAGCCCATCGTGACCGAGCCCGTAATCCACGTGCCCAACTGGCAGATGGACACAGTCACGCAAGATTTGCACGTCGACGACATAAGCAGGCTCTCCCCGACCAACTACTTTGCCATGAATGGAGAGTTCCTAGAAATTCAAACGGACCTCGGCGGCAAATTCGCCCTCATCGACCTGAACGGCAAGGTACTGTACACGACCCGAATCGGGACTGGCCTCACGACCTTGAAGATTCCGGCCAAGGCCATGAACAAACACTGGATAGCCACCCTCAACGGGAAGATGCTAAGCCGCTAA
- a CDS encoding fibro-slime domain-containing protein → MVNWVERARMLAVAAVLALGTAHAEKTVVFFTPWSNTNAVLFVGGDSVATMTPLENYCGWFKATVDAPAEGFGVYFKQTVGLNYVGAEGMVAEEPTESSEILLDSVAALSDTVWVQGYKADVPALFSGYPGVLGDCPLKKIPVTVYDWLHGTDGDGDGSGKNGDPANGVSADFGSGGCSGKDKAVTGMVEYRLGANGVPVRADPFPEKCKITEHLDSWFLPEVVAKDSAGNEYTNMTCRDLYVSMDDEGFWLAEVSKDQISKGNEANSDGMFLLDDFEFLDDAETVPNPYYDQLKGTKIGKHNFGYAAKIQATFEYVPGQYFDFYGDDDVWVFIDNRLAVDIGGQHGQVAGAVDLDTIGQNTGDMLVPGKTYDFHIFYVERHTGSSNFRMRTSIDLQVEASLFLTSDRRGSGMSYEVWQINKKSKLSCNFDANSAERDTTGGASTFKLTGGNLAGPEILGVGTHYEGIKITSDSTFSIDSAAIVSNYALAPGHYFLEVSLKADPSQVTKVEITVPSYSVPSVAFAKEDWTVLGTQVSGDTAQIGPWAYATYQVNITFFEEWAVVNNYNRKINLSFSNAAIDILDAPGGKKISAVNLDEDGRATFYVHANAPVSGAVLTAKGAAAGVSVWTDLKFAEPPAPRVERAVAMDRNGDGRADSLYVHFERAVNGKSRLDSIQLTFGETFVATSNFKIVNETDIVLTAEDLGAECTGKVCGFGSRQFTGDASGIYSGSLNNWFTYENEGEVSNFFIENEQVADGVGPIVLSASKKLSKDGSRLIDITFSEAISEESRHLFTEIFEYTCMRSGINEKPERPLQQGGTGAHMTLIYTSGGNGAVLPTDGDLIRFAPKGGAQDLAGNVPHRDNPWVAITGDQELGVENPGVVSLGEDPYGVIGNDTVTQVKLVTDISQSAQQIADSLGVQGSLVDFDIAKIMVEQTKDAVEKFDAFVNSRVGSETDYDTTIVGISEQEALTQLFNDIRVNLVDTSYGFSEQAINGILDGSITEDNYRSFVGEGDLELFAKMAEANIEASRDTVITIGNVQTVTQADLFDAIRSGRLDAELAEAGVARELIDAVKAGEVTEFNLEEYRSGERTIVSDDAVELHYRTFYYSQFGEYVGGTSNTIRCSDKGVYGEEGCLKNKGNIFLAWNMRSNSGRLVGTGVYISRLEIKIVVNGKNTLHQVHDSFWGVRRGKNFSGLASSR, encoded by the coding sequence ATGGTGAATTGGGTTGAAAGGGCCAGGATGCTGGCCGTGGCTGCCGTCTTGGCGCTCGGAACGGCTCATGCCGAAAAGACGGTCGTTTTCTTTACACCGTGGTCGAACACAAACGCGGTGCTGTTCGTAGGGGGCGATTCCGTAGCCACGATGACGCCTCTCGAAAATTACTGCGGCTGGTTCAAGGCGACGGTGGATGCGCCCGCCGAGGGCTTCGGGGTCTACTTCAAGCAGACTGTTGGCCTCAACTACGTGGGTGCCGAGGGCATGGTCGCCGAGGAACCTACGGAATCAAGCGAGATATTGCTGGATTCCGTTGCCGCCCTCTCCGATACGGTTTGGGTGCAGGGGTACAAGGCCGATGTTCCCGCGCTGTTTTCCGGTTACCCCGGCGTGCTTGGCGACTGCCCGCTCAAGAAGATTCCCGTGACCGTCTACGACTGGCTGCACGGTACCGATGGCGATGGCGACGGAAGCGGAAAAAACGGTGACCCCGCAAACGGCGTCAGCGCGGACTTCGGTTCGGGCGGGTGCTCCGGCAAGGACAAGGCTGTTACGGGTATGGTCGAATACAGGCTCGGTGCGAACGGGGTCCCCGTGCGAGCGGACCCCTTCCCGGAAAAGTGCAAGATTACGGAGCATCTCGACAGCTGGTTCCTACCCGAGGTTGTCGCCAAGGACAGTGCGGGCAACGAATACACGAACATGACCTGCCGCGACCTGTATGTATCTATGGACGACGAGGGTTTCTGGCTTGCGGAAGTTTCGAAGGACCAGATATCGAAAGGCAACGAGGCCAATTCGGACGGAATGTTCCTGCTGGACGATTTCGAGTTTCTCGACGATGCGGAGACGGTTCCGAACCCTTACTACGACCAGCTGAAGGGAACGAAGATAGGGAAGCACAACTTCGGGTATGCCGCAAAGATCCAGGCGACGTTCGAGTATGTCCCGGGCCAGTACTTCGACTTTTACGGCGACGACGACGTGTGGGTTTTTATCGACAATCGCCTTGCGGTGGATATCGGCGGGCAGCATGGCCAGGTGGCGGGTGCTGTAGATCTCGATACCATCGGGCAGAATACCGGTGACATGCTTGTTCCGGGCAAGACGTACGACTTCCATATCTTTTACGTGGAGCGCCATACCGGTTCGTCTAATTTCCGCATGCGCACTTCTATTGACCTGCAGGTCGAGGCGTCGCTGTTCCTGACTTCGGACAGGCGCGGCTCCGGAATGAGTTACGAGGTATGGCAGATCAACAAGAAGAGCAAGCTTTCCTGCAATTTCGACGCGAATTCTGCCGAGCGTGATACGACCGGTGGCGCGTCGACCTTCAAGCTTACCGGCGGTAACCTCGCGGGGCCCGAGATACTCGGGGTCGGTACCCATTACGAGGGAATCAAGATTACGAGCGATTCCACGTTCTCGATAGATTCTGCAGCGATTGTTTCGAACTACGCGCTTGCTCCCGGGCACTACTTCCTGGAGGTTTCCCTGAAGGCTGACCCGAGCCAGGTGACGAAGGTGGAAATTACTGTGCCGTCCTATTCCGTGCCGAGCGTCGCGTTCGCGAAGGAAGACTGGACTGTTCTCGGTACGCAGGTCTCTGGCGATACGGCGCAGATTGGCCCCTGGGCGTATGCGACTTACCAGGTGAATATCACGTTCTTCGAGGAATGGGCCGTCGTCAACAATTACAACCGCAAGATAAACCTATCGTTCTCGAATGCGGCGATAGATATCCTGGATGCGCCGGGCGGAAAGAAAATCAGCGCGGTGAACCTGGACGAGGATGGGCGTGCGACATTCTACGTGCATGCGAATGCTCCCGTGTCCGGAGCCGTGCTCACGGCGAAGGGCGCCGCGGCGGGGGTTTCGGTATGGACCGACCTGAAGTTTGCCGAACCTCCCGCACCGCGCGTAGAGCGGGCGGTCGCGATGGACCGGAACGGGGACGGGCGTGCCGACAGCCTGTACGTTCACTTTGAGCGCGCAGTCAATGGCAAGAGCCGTCTGGATTCTATCCAGCTGACTTTCGGAGAAACGTTCGTGGCGACATCGAACTTCAAGATTGTGAACGAGACCGATATCGTGCTTACTGCCGAAGACCTTGGCGCGGAATGTACCGGGAAGGTTTGCGGTTTTGGTAGTAGGCAGTTTACCGGAGATGCGTCGGGAATCTATTCTGGAAGCCTGAACAACTGGTTTACCTACGAAAATGAGGGCGAGGTCAGCAACTTCTTTATCGAGAACGAGCAGGTTGCCGACGGTGTCGGACCCATCGTGCTTTCTGCCTCGAAAAAGTTAAGCAAGGACGGGAGCAGGCTTATAGACATTACCTTCAGCGAGGCGATTTCTGAAGAGTCCCGGCACCTGTTTACTGAAATCTTTGAATACACCTGCATGCGCTCGGGAATAAACGAGAAGCCCGAAAGGCCTCTGCAGCAGGGCGGAACGGGAGCGCACATGACGCTCATCTATACCTCGGGCGGGAACGGGGCTGTACTGCCGACGGATGGTGACCTGATCAGGTTTGCACCCAAGGGCGGTGCGCAGGACCTTGCCGGGAACGTACCGCACAGGGACAATCCGTGGGTTGCCATTACGGGCGACCAGGAACTCGGTGTAGAGAACCCGGGCGTAGTCTCGCTGGGAGAAGACCCCTATGGCGTTATCGGGAACGATACGGTTACGCAGGTGAAGCTTGTGACAGATATAAGCCAGAGCGCCCAGCAGATAGCGGATTCGCTCGGCGTGCAGGGCTCGCTTGTCGATTTTGATATCGCGAAGATTATGGTAGAGCAGACGAAGGATGCCGTCGAGAAGTTCGATGCCTTCGTGAACTCTCGCGTCGGGAGCGAAACTGATTACGACACGACGATTGTCGGCATCAGCGAGCAGGAAGCCTTGACGCAGTTGTTCAACGACATTCGCGTGAACCTGGTGGATACCTCGTACGGTTTTAGCGAGCAGGCCATCAACGGGATTTTGGACGGTTCCATTACCGAGGACAACTACAGGTCCTTTGTCGGCGAGGGCGACCTGGAGCTCTTCGCGAAAATGGCGGAGGCGAATATCGAGGCGAGCCGCGATACGGTAATCACCATAGGGAACGTCCAGACCGTGACGCAGGCCGACCTCTTCGATGCCATCCGTAGCGGCAGGCTGGATGCGGAACTTGCAGAAGCAGGCGTTGCGCGTGAACTTATCGATGCCGTAAAGGCGGGCGAGGTAACCGAATTCAATCTCGAAGAGTACCGTAGCGGCGAAAGGACGATTGTATCTGACGATGCCGTGGAACTGCACTACCGCACGTTCTATTACAGTCAGTTCGGCGAGTACGTGGGCGGAACGTCCAATACGATAAGGTGCTCCGACAAGGGCGTGTACGGCGAAGAGGGCTGCCTCAAGAACAAGGGAAATATCTTCCTTGCATGGAACATGCGTTCCAATAGCGGCCGCTTGGTCGGGACTGGCGTCTACATCTCGCGCCTAGAAATAAAAATTGTCGTGAACGGTAAAAATACACTTCACCAAGTTCACGACAGTTTCTGGGGCGTGCGCCGCGGTAAAAACTTTAGCGGCTTAGCATCTTCCCGTTGA